The Syntrophomonadaceae bacterium genome contains the following window.
TGCCGGGCCTTGTCCGCTGCAGCTTTCAACTCAACCCCCGGAAACGGCCTCAGGGTGATGGGGCGGAAATGACCCACCTGATAACCCTGTTGGCGCAGAACCTTAACAGCGCCCTGAGCAGCCCGGGATACAATCCCGTGCGCCACCAGAAGCACCTTTGCATCCCCAGTTTCGAACTGTTCATATTCCACCACTTCCGGGGAAATTTTTTCGTAGGCAGCACCAATTTGGCGAACCGCTTCCAACAATTCATCTTCCATATTATAGGTATTGCGCAAATGAGCTGGGTCCCGGTCAATTCCCGGTGTTCCCGGATTGCCCATGTATGGTTCAGCTTTAACCATCTCAATTCCCCTGAGCTCAGGGTCATAGATGACAAAAGGCTCCCGCATTTTAGCCTGATAGCCATCTCCCAGCACAAAAGTGGGGAACCTATATTTCCAAGCAGTGTTAAAAGCCTTAATTGTATAATCAAAAAGGTCCTGTTGACCCGAGGTTGAGTATACAATGCGGAAGCCTTCTCCGTTTCCTCCGTAGCAGGTCATGGTAACCTCTTGCTGAGAGTAGATAACGGTAGCTGTAGAAGGGCCTCCTCGCTGAGTTACAACCATTACTGTAGGCAGTCGCATCATTTCAGCCATGGACATGGGCTCCTGCATCAGGGTGTTGCCCGGCCCGGCGCTGCCAGTAAAAGCCTTAACCCCTGCCAAAACCCCGCCAATGGTAGTAAAGCCAGCCGAGATCTCATCCTCAGTCTGCAAAAACTTCCGTCCATACATCGGCGCCAACCTGGTCCAATAATGCATGATTTCGTTTTGGGGAGTAATTGGGTAGCCATACATAATCTGTGCGCCAGCCGCCAGGGCAGCCCAGGCAACTGCTTCATTCCCCGTCATAAAAACTCTTTGTTCTCCTTGGATTGGCTTGTCCGTCATAAACCGTACCTCCCGCAGTATTACTAAGGATTTTCTCCCCCTACCAAAAAGCTCCCGGCATATAGCGCCGCAACACAAAAACCGGGTTGCCCCTTTCATCAATCCTTCCAACAGCCGGAGCCAATTTTTCTTCGACAGATGTAAAGATTACGGGCAGGCCCAGCCTGGCTGCCGCATCGGAAACAACAGCAGCCCCACGCTGAACAGTTCCCACATCTGTATCATCCCCCAGATGGGTATTGTTAATTAAACCGTCTACCCTCCCAAGGGATTTAATATACTCCACAATTCTCTCCTCAGTTCCGGTAACCGGGCGGGAAATATTTGCAACCGCATAAACCCTCAACTCTTTAACCTCTTGATACCCATGCAAGAGGTTTAGGGAACGGGCCCCTTTAACACCATAGCCGATGTCCAGGATAATGTCTCCGGGATTGCGCAGGACCCACCTTGCCTCAGGGAGAATCACTGTTCCGGCCTCGCCAAGGCCTGTTGCTTTAGTGGCATCCCAGGCGATTACCTTCAGGCCTTTTGCTTCTAAAACCTTCTTAATTGGCCGCAAAGTGTAAAATGGTTCAACCAGATCAAGATCAGCAATGGTAACCTGGCGGCCTTTTGCCGCTAGAAACAAGGCGCGGTTAATCGCCACTTCGCTTTTGCCGCTGGCATATTCCCCAACATAAGCCTCTACAACTCTTTGCTCTTTGGCTGGATAAATATTAGCCACCTCGCCCGCAGGCATGAAAATGTCTGCAATTAGTATCCCGCAGAATGCTTAAAAAAATAAAAAAATTTCTGTTGCCGTCCTGTTTCAAGTTTAGGCGGCGCCTGTCTCTTGTCTATTATCTATTTCTCGAAGAGCCAATTGACATCCCTATCTAGTACTATAAATCAACTCCACTCGCTCGTCAAGGATGAGAGGCGAAAACTTTTCGCTCTAAATTGCCTTATCCAATCAGTGCTCTTAAAATCAATAGAAGGATTACTCCCGGAATGCCCAAGAAACCTGCAACCAGTATGGTGACCAAATTTAAAGGAAGATATAGTCCGATTGCGCCTCCGATTAAATTTGCCAGCCAAAGCAGGACAATGCCCACCAATGAGTTATAAAGCAAGCGAAAAAACAGCCTGAAGGGTTTTAACATAAACTTTCCGGCCAGTACAATCACCAGCACCAGTAGTCCCAAGGCAATATAAATCTGATAATCTTCCATTTTATCGCCATCCTCCTTATTCTTTTGCTGGGTTTTGGATGCGGACTGCCGCAGGCGGGCTGAAGATTAGAATCAGTTAATCGATGCCGGGCATTGATTCAGCTGTTTTGAGCCTGACGCATCTGCCTCAACAAATAATTATAATGTTTTTCATAAGCTGAGATTAAATGGATTGCGGTATCAACCAGATCCGGGTCGGTAACTTCATTGAAAAACCTGTGGGCCATCTCCCATTCCCGATGGGAATGCCTGGCCAGTTCGGCAATCGCCGGTTCTTGTTTTTTCAGGCCGATCCGGTGCCTGTCACGCCGAAAGTACTGCCAGACTAAGCGCCATAGACCTGCTGCCAACGTGCCCCCCAAAACATTTAACCACCGGGCCATACTCAACCCTCGCCTCCCTGCTGTTCATTGTTTGTTACTAAAACATATGATGAGGAAGGACAGGTTATTATTATTTGTAAAGCTTTAAGTTTGAAGCTTTAACAGTCGGGCAGGCGGGATCATATAATATACTGTCGTAACTGAATGGAATTATTTATTATTATCATCTTTGGCGGGTTATAGAAACCTTCGGGGTGGTTGTTCTCCGACCTTGATCAGGGCTTAGGCCCGTTAATATAGATTAAAAATTAAAAAAATAAGTGCGGCTTAACGCCATACGGTCGGGGGACGACCCCGCCGGGGTAATCTCCCTTTTGGCATTCTTTTGTCGGGCTGGACAGGGTGATTAGCTGGAATAGATTACAGCAATCTGACAGTTCACAATTTTTTTGCGAGATAATGGCTATGAAAAAAGGAACGCTTAAAGCGTCCCCCATTTATCCAATTTCTCTTCTTCCTTCAAGGGCCCGGGCGAGAGTAAGTTCATCGGCGTAATCCAGGTCTCCGCCGACAGGGATCCCATAAGCTATTCTGGTAACTTTTATCCCGGCAGGTTTGATCAGTTTAGCCAAATACAACGCCGTAGCCTCCCCCTCCACATCAGGATTAGTGGCAATAATCAGTTCCTGTACTGGCTTTCTTACCACCCGCTCCAATAGCTGGCGAATGGTCAGCTGATCAGGCCCTATTCCATCTATAGGTGAGATGGCCCCGTGGAGCACGTGATAAAGACCCTTATACTCCCGTGTCTTTTCTAGCGCCACCACATCTTTGGGGTCTTCCACCACACAGATCACCGTGTGATCTCTGGCAGCATCACTGCACAGGCGGCAGGGATCCCTGTCCGTCAGGTTACCGCACTCCTTGCAGCGGCAAACTGTTTCCTTGCAGTCTAAGATAGCCATAGCCAGATCCCTGGCCTCTTCTCCGGAAGCATTCAGCAAATAAAAGGCCAGCCGCTGGGCTGTTTTGGGCCCGACACCCGGCAGCTTGTTTAAAGCCGTTATCAATCTGGCGACAGGCTCGGCGTAGTACAGCAAGACAGGTTCCTCCTAGAAGAGACCGGGCATCTTGATGCCCCCGGTTATTTTAGCCATTTCGGAATTAACCATTTCCTGCGCCTTGCGCAGAGCTTCGTTAACCGCGGCAACTACCATATCCTCCAGCATTTCAACATCCCCGGGGTCTACAGCCTCCGGCTTTATTTTTATACTGATAATTTCCATCTTGCCGCTGGCAATCACTTGAATAACACCGCCGCCAACGGTAGTTTCAACCTGTCTTTCTGCCAGTTCCTCCTGTAATTTGGCCATTTGGGCCTGCATTTGCTGTACCTGTTTCATCATCTTGTTCATATTGCCTAGATTCATGGCCTTACCTCCTCAATTTTTAATTATCGCCCCGCCTGATCAAACACTTCCGCTACTAAATCAAAAATACCTTCCCCTGGCTCAGGCTCCGGTTTCTTAGCCGCCGGGGGCTCAGGCACAGCCTGCATCCGGCACTTGACCCTGACAGGATGTCCTGCAACATTTTGCATGACTTGTTCCACAACCTGCCGGTTCTCGGCCTGCTCGATTCTCTCT
Protein-coding sequences here:
- a CDS encoding ferredoxin oxidoreductase, producing the protein MTDKPIQGEQRVFMTGNEAVAWAALAAGAQIMYGYPITPQNEIMHYWTRLAPMYGRKFLQTEDEISAGFTTIGGVLAGVKAFTGSAGPGNTLMQEPMSMAEMMRLPTVMVVTQRGGPSTATVIYSQQEVTMTCYGGNGEGFRIVYSTSGQQDLFDYTIKAFNTAWKYRFPTFVLGDGYQAKMREPFVIYDPELRGIEMVKAEPYMGNPGTPGIDRDPAHLRNTYNMEDELLEAVRQIGAAYEKISPEVVEYEQFETGDAKVLLVAHGIVSRAAQGAVKVLRQQGYQVGHFRPITLRPFPGVELKAAADKARHVLLIESSYGQFKKLVTDGIYGCTTPILSYLKPGEGITVEEIVAEAKKLF
- a CDS encoding pro-sigmaK processing inhibitor BofA family protein, giving the protein MEDYQIYIALGLLVLVIVLAGKFMLKPFRLFFRLLYNSLVGIVLLWLANLIGGAIGLYLPLNLVTILVAGFLGIPGVILLLILRALIG
- a CDS encoding DUF2508 family protein, yielding MARWLNVLGGTLAAGLWRLVWQYFRRDRHRIGLKKQEPAIAELARHSHREWEMAHRFFNEVTDPDLVDTAIHLISAYEKHYNYLLRQMRQAQNS
- the recR gene encoding recombination mediator RecR — protein: MLYYAEPVARLITALNKLPGVGPKTAQRLAFYLLNASGEEARDLAMAILDCKETVCRCKECGNLTDRDPCRLCSDAARDHTVICVVEDPKDVVALEKTREYKGLYHVLHGAISPIDGIGPDQLTIRQLLERVVRKPVQELIIATNPDVEGEATALYLAKLIKPAGIKVTRIAYGIPVGGDLDYADELTLARALEGRREIG
- a CDS encoding YbaB/EbfC family nucleoid-associated protein, producing the protein MNLGNMNKMMKQVQQMQAQMAKLQEELAERQVETTVGGGVIQVIASGKMEIISIKIKPEAVDPGDVEMLEDMVVAAVNEALRKAQEMVNSEMAKITGGIKMPGLF